A single region of the Candidatus Poribacteria bacterium genome encodes:
- a CDS encoding LamG domain-containing protein has translation MSTEKYKGLGFQFVAICIKRDTLDYDFTGIKFGLTPAQYSWHNKLDAVSNESHKPIKHGLPRRKYEIDEEIFMKFMTRLTFIGLSLILSTCLLATPGLAQLGMKNLTGLWLFDEGSGDVAADSSDSALDATVVGSPTWVSGVFGSGLELNGSDAYVEVPAHVNPTEAITVSLWVKSMTGDWNQHGWMVEKRNAYIIHPNQGTKNVSWPICNGGCWNKPGGWRDGEVGPDDITDWHLYTTTFDSATGEWNIYIDGVAESTMEINTDPLDADDGELYIGRDTCCDGRFGDAVIDEVAIFNVALSAAEIKMMMDKGLSALLLTPVEPEGKLSTTWASVKQQY, from the coding sequence TTGACACCCGCTCAATACTCATGGCATAATAAATTAGACGCAGTTTCAAATGAGTCTCACAAACCTATTAAACACGGTTTGCCCAGACGCAAATACGAAATAGATGAGGAGATTTTCATGAAATTTATGACGCGATTAACCTTTATAGGACTCAGCTTAATATTGAGCACCTGTCTGCTTGCCACCCCTGGACTCGCGCAACTCGGGATGAAAAACTTGACGGGCCTCTGGTTGTTCGACGAAGGCAGCGGCGACGTTGCTGCAGATTCTTCAGATAGCGCGCTTGATGCTACGGTGGTAGGTAGCCCGACATGGGTGAGCGGCGTATTCGGTTCAGGATTAGAACTCAATGGCTCAGATGCTTACGTCGAAGTCCCTGCACACGTGAATCCGACAGAGGCTATCACCGTTTCGCTCTGGGTTAAAAGCATGACTGGTGACTGGAATCAGCACGGCTGGATGGTCGAAAAACGGAATGCGTATATCATCCATCCCAATCAAGGCACCAAAAACGTTTCCTGGCCCATTTGTAACGGTGGCTGCTGGAATAAACCCGGTGGCTGGCGCGACGGAGAAGTCGGACCCGATGACATCACCGACTGGCACCTCTATACCACGACTTTCGACAGTGCAACGGGTGAATGGAATATCTATATCGACGGCGTGGCAGAGAGCACAATGGAAATCAATACCGATCCACTTGATGCTGACGATGGTGAACTTTATATTGGGCGGGACACCTGTTGTGACGGTAGATTCGGCGATGCCGTCATTGATGAAGTCGCCATTTTCAACGTTGCCCTCAGTGCCGCCGAGATCAAAATGATGATGGATAAAGGGCTTTCGGCGCTGCTCCTGACACCGGTTGAACCCGAGGGCAAACTCTCAACGACTTGGGCGAGCGTTAAACAGCAGTATTAA